The following coding sequences are from one Penaeus monodon isolate SGIC_2016 chromosome 21, NSTDA_Pmon_1, whole genome shotgun sequence window:
- the LOC119586472 gene encoding leukocyte elastase inhibitor-like (The sequence of the model RefSeq protein was modified relative to this genomic sequence to represent the inferred CDS: added 61 bases not found in genome assembly), which yields MKLLLVAALLGLAVRVSPQCISQFDDMIPPNFADLSYILPFSLRLFKELVPHSGNFLISPYSIWNALVMAYLGTNGETKTQMEKVLQLSNKVETLALYRSLSQHIKHHGSYDSPVNYIFDITNGVCVHDRNILKDCVARLLTRELQTVNFQKSEGSAVTINQFINKTSRGNIPHLVYPFDLNQGEMMMINAVYFRGLWHKRFAADRTRLERFYSTRQKQYFVDMMSQEGEFKTGISEELEAQVLEMPFKGKRASMYVFLPQDQNNGRELDNMLKRMNPGSLLSAMRILDRRDVVINFPKFKYEKCLGSELRLALIRMGIRELFTESADLTTFFPAGGLMVKDDIHRARIEINEDGDDATKTKWSFGPLSVPPAPKPFNCNRPFLFLVMDSYNTNILFMGVFRHP from the exons ATGAAGTTGTTGCTCGTGGCGGCGCTGCTCGGCCTGGCGGTGCGGGTGAGTCCCCAGTGCATTTCGCAATTCGATGACATGATTCCCCCAAACTTCGCCGACCTTAGCTACATCCTGCCGTTCAGTCTGAGGTTGTTCAAGGAACTCGTCCCCCACTCCGGCAACTTCCTCATCTCGCCCTACAGCATCTGGAACGCCCTCGTCATGGCCTACCTGGGCACGAACGGCGAGACCAAGACGCAGATGGAGAAGGTCCTGCAACTGAGTAACAAGGTGGAGACTCTCGCCCTGTACAGGTCCCTCTCGCAGCACATTAAGCA CCACGGGTCCTACGACAGTCCGGTGAATTACATCTTCGACATCACAAACGGTGTCTGCGTCCACGATAGGAACATCCTGAAGGACTGCGTAGCCCGCCTCCTCACCAGGGAACTGCAGACGGTGAATTTTCAAAAG TCCGAGGGCTCCGCCGTGACGATCAACCAGTTCATCAACAAAACATCTCGCGGCAATATCCCTCATCTCGTGTACCCTTTCGACCTGAACCAAggcgagatgatgatgatcaacgcCGTCTACTTCAGGGGACTTTGGCACAAGAGGTTCGCCGCCGACAGAACCCGGCTGGAGCGGTTCTACTCGACTCGACAGAAGCAGTACTTTGTCGATATGATGTCACAGGAGGGCGAATTCAAGACGG GCATATCTGAGGAGCTGGAGGCGCAGGTATTGGAGATGCCGTTCAAGGGAAAGCGGGCCTCCATGTACGTGTTCCTCCCTCAGGACCAGAACAACGGACGCGAGTTGGATAATATGTTGAAGCGCATGAACCCCGGCTCGCTTCTCTCCGCCATGAGGATTCTGGACCGCCGCGATGTTGTCATTAATTTCCCCAAGTTCAAGTACGAAAAGTGTCTCGGCAGCGAGCTCAGACTG GCTCTCATCCGCATGGGGATCCGCGAACTCTTCACGGAGTCGGCCGACCTGACCACCTTCTTCCCCGCCGGAGGACTCATGGTCAAG AATGGTCCTTCGGGCCGCTCTCCGTCCCGCCGGCGCCCAAGCCCTTCAACTGCAATCggcccttcctcttcctcgtcatgGACAGCTACAACACCAACATCCTCTTCATGGGCGTCTTCCGGCATCCGTAG
- the LOC119586473 gene encoding serine protease inhibitor 42Dd-like: protein MERERVTPTRISFLTTMSATGVLLLSLLTLAGGGSPQCISKNDEMSPPPRPDLGHIAPFSVALFSEILPSKGNFVFSPYSVWTALVLAYFGSGGNTQTQLEQVLQLTNKADTLALYRAVTELHEAQDSKPNYTLNAANKLFVQEYYPIFECVRHVLANKLQTVNFRRSHKAAETINQYVRDTTRGKISQLVRPREISRAHIVLANAVYFKGLWEQQFQPDNTHLEKFYPAPDQHAFVDMMTQENKFPIGYSGDLDAQVLEIPYRERGASLFVFLPRDRNTGRELDDMLRQFQPASLRPAIGNLVKRDVLLKFPKFRLENSLRSELTGALIRLGIEDLFTTEANMRGFFPTGGLKVKDGVHKVMVEFTEEGAETSPIQTKVFGLLSHPPRRVPFITNRPFLFLVLDNYTNSILFLGVFRKP from the exons atggaaagagagagagtcactcCAACACGAATCAGTTTCCTCACGACCATGAGTGCCACGGGAGTACTGTTGCTTTCGTTGCTAACCCTGGCCGGCGGGGGGAGCCCTCAGTGCATCTCCAAGAACGATGAGATGTCCCCTCCGCCGCGCCCGGACCTCGGCCACATCGCCCCCTTCAGCGTCGCGCTCTTCAGTGAGATCCTGCCGTCGAAAGGAAACTTCGTCTTCTCGCCCTACAGCGTCTGGACCGCCCTCGTCCTAGCCTACTTCGGGTCCGGCGGGAACACTCAGACCCAGCTGGAGCAGGTCCTCCAACTCACCAACAAGGCGGACACCCTGGCCTTGTACAGAGCCGTGACGGAACT ACACGAGGCGCAGGACAGCAAGCCTAACTACACTCTCAACGCTGCTAACAAGCTGTTCGTGCAAGAATACTACCCAATTTTCGAGTGTGTCCGCCACGTGCTCGCCAACAAGCTGCAGACTGTCAATTTTCGAAGG TCTCATAAAGCAGCGGAGACTATCAACCAGTACGTTCGAGACACGACTCGCGGCAAAATCTCGCAACTCGTGAGACCGCGCGAGATTTCCCGAGCACATATCGTCCTCGCCAACGCCGTTTACTTCAAAGGGTTGTGGGAGCAGCAGTTCCAGCCTGACAACACCCACCTGGAGAAGTTTTATCCCGCTCCGGATCAGCACGCCTTTGTTGACATGATGACACAGGAAAATAAGTTTCCAATCG GCTACTCGGGCGACCTGGACGCGCAAGTCCTGGAGATCCCTTACCGAGAACGAGGAGCCTCCTTGTTTGTGTTCCTCCCGCGGGATCGCAATACCGGCCGCGAGTTGGACGACATGCTGCGCCAGTTCCAGCCCGCTTCACTCAGACCTGCCATCGGGAACCTGGTCAAGCGCGACGTCCTCCTCAAGTTCCCTAAGTTCAGACTCGAGAACAGCCTCAGGAGTGAGCTCACGGGG GCTCTCATCCGCCTGGGCATCGAGGACCTGTTCACCACAGAGGCCAACATGCGAGGCTTCTTCCCCACGGGCGGCCTGAAGGTGAAGGACGGCGTGCACAAGGTGATGGTCGAGTTCACGGAGGAGGGCGCCGAGACCAGCCCGATCCAGACGAAGGTGTTCGGactcctctcccacccacctcGCCGCGTGCCCTTCATCACCAACCggcccttcctcttcctcgtcctcgatAACTACACCAATAGCATCCTCTTCCTGGGAGTGTTTAGAAAGCCTTAG